Proteins found in one Salinimonas lutimaris genomic segment:
- the acpP gene encoding acyl carrier protein — MSNIEERVKKIIIEQLGVKEEEVKPEASFVDDLGADSLDTVELVMALEEEFDTEIPDEEAEKITTVQSAVDYINANKDA, encoded by the coding sequence ATGAGTAACATCGAAGAGCGCGTAAAGAAAATCATCATTGAACAGCTTGGCGTGAAAGAAGAAGAAGTAAAACCAGAAGCATCATTCGTTGACGATTTAGGCGCTGATTCTCTGGACACTGTTGAGCTGGTAATGGCTCTGGAAGAAGAATTCGACACAGAAATTCCAGACGAAGAAGCAGAGAAGATCACCACTGTTCAATCTGCTGTTGATTACATCAACGCGAACAAAGACGCGTAA
- the fabF gene encoding beta-ketoacyl-ACP synthase II: MTKRRVVVTGLGMLSPLAQSVDETWTRLLKGESGIGEITLFDCSNYSTRFAGQVDNFDPQEYIDKKEAKKMDRFIQLGIAAGKQALADSGLAINADNAHRVGVAIGSGIGGLEQIEQNHLKLLNSGPKRVSPFFVPSTITNMISGFLSIMEGLKGPNLNVVTACTTGVHNLGIAARTIAYGDADAMLAGGAEASITPLGIAGFASARALSSRNDNPQAASRPWDKDRDGFVMGEGAGVVMLEEYEAAKARGATIYGELIGFGMSGDAYHMTSPPEDGEGAASAMQNALRDAGLDGTEIGYINAHGTSTPAGDKAEVAAVKRVFGDHAYNLMVGSTKSMTGHLLGAAGSVEAIFTILALRDKVAPPTINLDEPGEGCDLDFIAHQAKSFESPYALCNSFGFGGTNGSLIFKRI, encoded by the coding sequence GTGACAAAACGTCGCGTAGTGGTTACTGGTCTTGGCATGTTATCCCCGCTGGCTCAGTCTGTTGACGAAACCTGGACCCGCTTGCTGAAAGGCGAAAGCGGTATTGGTGAGATAACGTTGTTTGACTGCAGTAACTATTCGACTCGTTTTGCCGGTCAGGTTGATAACTTTGACCCGCAAGAGTACATCGATAAAAAAGAAGCAAAAAAGATGGACCGGTTTATTCAGCTAGGTATTGCCGCTGGTAAACAGGCCTTGGCAGATTCTGGTTTAGCGATTAATGCTGATAACGCGCATCGTGTCGGTGTGGCCATCGGCTCAGGCATCGGAGGCCTGGAACAAATCGAACAGAATCATCTTAAATTGCTGAACAGTGGACCAAAGCGGGTATCTCCGTTTTTTGTACCTTCCACTATTACCAATATGATTTCAGGTTTCCTGTCGATCATGGAAGGCCTGAAAGGACCCAATTTAAATGTTGTGACCGCTTGTACAACGGGCGTTCATAATCTGGGTATTGCTGCCCGTACCATTGCCTATGGCGACGCTGATGCGATGCTGGCCGGTGGTGCTGAAGCGTCTATTACCCCGTTAGGTATTGCTGGCTTTGCGTCAGCCCGGGCGTTGTCTTCGCGTAATGATAACCCGCAGGCGGCAAGTCGTCCGTGGGATAAAGACCGCGATGGCTTTGTGATGGGTGAAGGCGCTGGTGTGGTGATGCTTGAAGAGTACGAAGCAGCTAAAGCACGTGGCGCGACCATTTATGGCGAGCTAATTGGCTTTGGTATGAGCGGCGATGCTTATCACATGACTTCACCGCCTGAAGATGGCGAAGGGGCTGCGTCAGCGATGCAAAACGCATTGCGTGATGCAGGCCTGGATGGTACCGAGATTGGTTATATTAATGCCCACGGTACTTCTACGCCAGCCGGCGATAAAGCCGAAGTCGCCGCCGTGAAGCGGGTATTCGGTGATCATGCCTACAATTTGATGGTGGGCTCGACAAAATCCATGACCGGCCACCTGTTAGGTGCGGCAGGATCCGTTGAAGCAATTTTCACGATTCTGGCGCTGCGCGACAAAGTAGCACCACCGACGATTAATCTGGATGAACCCGGCGAAGGCTGTGATCTGGACTTTATTGCTCATCAGGCAAAATCGTTTGAATCACCCTACGCCTTGTGTAATTCCTTTGGCTTCGGTGGCACTAACGGCTCACTGATCTTCAAGCGAATCTAA
- the tmk gene encoding dTMP kinase: MRGKFIVVEGLEGAGKSSVIQLVVEALEAAGKTVVTTREPGGTPMAESIRECVKHPWEEQVAEETELMLMYAARRQLLVNRIFPALEQGQWVVGDRHELSSLAYQGGGRKINQATMQALSDITLQGFTPDLTLYLDVDPQTGLERARGRGELDRIELSGLAFFERTRARYLELAARDERIITIDANQPMAQVHQAVSAQLQAYIR; encoded by the coding sequence ATGCGCGGTAAATTTATTGTAGTGGAAGGCCTGGAAGGGGCGGGAAAAAGCTCTGTGATTCAGCTTGTGGTAGAGGCCCTCGAAGCCGCCGGTAAAACGGTGGTGACCACCCGTGAACCCGGTGGTACCCCCATGGCTGAATCTATTCGGGAGTGCGTGAAGCACCCCTGGGAAGAACAGGTCGCCGAAGAAACCGAACTGATGCTGATGTATGCCGCCCGCCGCCAGTTACTGGTGAATCGTATCTTTCCTGCGCTGGAGCAGGGACAGTGGGTTGTGGGTGACCGGCATGAATTATCGTCGCTGGCTTATCAGGGCGGTGGCCGTAAGATTAATCAGGCCACCATGCAGGCGTTAAGTGATATTACTTTGCAGGGGTTTACCCCGGATTTAACCCTGTATCTGGATGTGGACCCGCAAACCGGGCTGGAGCGCGCCCGGGGGCGTGGTGAGCTGGATCGGATTGAACTATCTGGACTGGCCTTTTTCGAGCGCACCCGGGCTCGCTATCTGGAACTGGCCGCACGGGATGAGCGCATCATCACGATTGATGCAAACCAGCCAATGGCACAAGTTCATCAGGCTGTCAGTGCACAGCTTCAGGCGTATATCCGATGA
- a CDS encoding DODA-type extradiol aromatic ring-opening family dioxygenase → MTSQPFYSTIYLSHGGGPLPLLEDKRHTALVQQLKQIAKQSRKPDVIVLVSAHWEDSQFQVMSQTAPALFYDYHGFPAEAYSLTYPAPGSPALASTIINALTEAGMAAGKETRRGFDHGMFVPLSIMYPEADIPVVQISLQQSLHAAQHIQLGQILARCLPANTQLIGSGFSFHNMASFKRVDGDDHEMNAAFQDWLVDTIAGEKVCATDRQQKLEQWKQAPYARYCHPREEHLIPLHTCFGREMRKADQYYQSMVLDKLATTFVWQET, encoded by the coding sequence ATGACAAGCCAGCCATTTTATTCCACTATTTATTTGTCGCATGGCGGTGGTCCCTTACCATTGCTAGAAGATAAAAGGCACACAGCACTGGTTCAACAGCTTAAACAGATCGCCAAACAAAGCCGCAAGCCGGATGTGATTGTGCTGGTTAGTGCGCACTGGGAGGACAGTCAGTTTCAGGTTATGAGTCAGACAGCGCCAGCTTTATTTTACGATTATCACGGATTTCCTGCCGAAGCTTACAGCCTGACGTATCCGGCACCAGGCTCACCCGCGCTGGCCAGCACCATTATTAACGCACTAACAGAGGCGGGGATGGCAGCTGGCAAGGAAACCCGGCGTGGGTTTGACCACGGGATGTTTGTGCCGCTGTCGATAATGTATCCTGAAGCGGATATTCCGGTGGTTCAGATATCTTTGCAGCAAAGTTTGCATGCCGCTCAGCATATTCAGTTAGGTCAGATACTGGCGCGGTGTTTACCTGCCAATACTCAGTTAATTGGCTCAGGGTTTTCGTTTCATAACATGGCGTCATTCAAACGTGTGGATGGGGATGATCATGAAATGAACGCTGCATTTCAAGACTGGCTGGTGGATACTATTGCAGGTGAAAAAGTATGTGCAACGGATCGGCAGCAAAAGCTGGAGCAATGGAAACAGGCACCTTATGCTCGCTATTGTCACCCCAGAGAAGAACATCTCATTCCGTTACACACGTGCTTTGGGCGTGAAATGCGAAAGGCGGACCAGTACTACCAGTCAATGGTGCTGGATAAACTGGCCACGACCTTTGTGTGGCAAGAAACCTGA
- the pabC gene encoding aminodeoxychorismate lyase — MSEFSLNDRVANYGDGLFTTMTVSHGRVALFERHRKRLLHDAQQLGISLDNDVLVDAIRQHAVSMEQGTLKLLISAGEGGRGYARGNGQPSLHFSVHALPAHYAQWREQGIRVGVSPVSLARQPLLAGLKHANRLEQVLIKQQMATQHVDDVLVTDTAGNMIEASAANVFWCEKGRWVTPDVSQCGVAGVMRSFVTERLAAQQCPVSVTEQPMPAAQHIEAMFFTNALMQIVPVRDLHADTQVGLRMEPVKQIAQQLRADYEQEYDTY, encoded by the coding sequence GTGAGTGAATTTTCCCTTAATGACCGGGTTGCCAATTATGGTGACGGGCTGTTTACCACCATGACTGTCAGTCACGGTCGGGTTGCCTTATTTGAGCGTCATCGCAAACGGTTACTGCACGATGCCCAACAATTGGGGATCTCGCTGGATAATGACGTGCTGGTCGATGCGATACGCCAGCATGCTGTATCGATGGAGCAGGGAACGCTGAAACTTCTTATCAGTGCCGGTGAGGGCGGACGCGGTTATGCCCGGGGTAACGGACAGCCGTCGTTACACTTTTCAGTACATGCGCTGCCGGCGCATTACGCGCAATGGCGTGAACAGGGGATCAGGGTGGGAGTCAGCCCGGTAAGCCTGGCTCGGCAGCCGTTACTGGCTGGTCTTAAGCATGCCAATCGTCTGGAGCAGGTGCTCATCAAGCAGCAGATGGCCACACAGCATGTTGACGATGTGCTGGTTACTGATACTGCCGGGAATATGATTGAAGCCAGTGCCGCTAATGTATTTTGGTGTGAAAAAGGCCGCTGGGTGACGCCGGATGTTAGCCAGTGTGGTGTGGCCGGTGTCATGCGTAGTTTTGTCACAGAGCGTCTGGCAGCGCAGCAATGCCCGGTCAGTGTGACAGAACAACCCATGCCTGCGGCGCAGCACATCGAGGCCATGTTTTTCACCAATGCACTGATGCAGATTGTACCGGTGCGGGATTTACATGCAGACACGCAGGTCGGTTTGAGAATGGAACCGGTAAAACAGATAGCGCAACAACTACGCGCAGATTATGAGCAGGAATATGACACGTATTAA
- a CDS encoding EthD family reductase: MKTVIATITALDGQEAFLAALLEKLAQQVRQEPGNEDFLVYQDSSKPACFTIVENYTDEAAFQAHINTPHCFSFNNALKTVAVGGKSTVEFFDSVGNPHFAHANVRGIDHVGLCVPDMEKATTFFAQAFGARIVYDVQSPRDPAMAGKAVENQLGIPEGAKITHMRLLRIGNGATLELFTFCDTAQRDAAALNDYGLNHLALYVDDIHQVATQMEAAGASLLSQVHPLAGVEESQNNAGVYGKAPWGTLIELITTPDGIDYAPETTIRRWKPSRSDADNSPVDNSNRSLEASAKLTEAGVIKMTMFLKRKQGMSHEAFVEHHSTRHATLFRQIPGVKDHVLRYIQTHPKGTDVIATDNAEYDGTAEIWFKSESSLQQVMESEFYQSTVYEDEKTFIDHDNTLIQIGSQLNIIQ; encoded by the coding sequence ATGAAAACAGTAATAGCCACAATCACCGCCCTGGACGGACAGGAAGCATTTTTAGCCGCTCTGTTAGAAAAGCTGGCTCAGCAAGTGCGCCAGGAGCCGGGTAACGAAGACTTTCTGGTTTATCAGGACTCCAGCAAGCCCGCCTGCTTTACGATTGTGGAAAATTATACCGACGAGGCTGCCTTTCAGGCACATATCAACACGCCCCATTGTTTCAGTTTTAACAATGCGCTGAAAACCGTAGCGGTAGGGGGTAAATCAACGGTTGAATTTTTTGACAGCGTAGGCAACCCGCACTTTGCGCATGCGAATGTTCGCGGTATTGATCATGTTGGTTTGTGTGTACCTGATATGGAAAAGGCTACCACCTTTTTTGCCCAGGCATTTGGCGCCCGCATTGTTTATGATGTGCAGTCACCACGCGACCCGGCGATGGCGGGTAAGGCTGTGGAAAATCAGCTGGGAATTCCAGAAGGCGCAAAGATCACCCACATGCGTCTGTTACGCATCGGTAATGGTGCCACGCTTGAGCTGTTTACCTTTTGCGATACAGCCCAGCGTGATGCCGCAGCACTGAACGACTATGGCTTAAACCATCTGGCGTTATATGTTGATGATATTCACCAGGTGGCTACCCAGATGGAAGCCGCTGGTGCCAGTCTGCTGTCACAGGTGCACCCGCTGGCAGGTGTGGAAGAAAGTCAGAATAATGCCGGGGTATACGGCAAAGCCCCGTGGGGAACGCTGATAGAGCTTATTACCACCCCCGATGGGATAGACTACGCGCCTGAAACTACCATTCGCCGGTGGAAACCTTCAAGAAGTGACGCCGACAACTCACCGGTGGACAACAGCAACCGTAGTCTGGAAGCCTCAGCAAAATTAACCGAAGCGGGTGTTATCAAGATGACAATGTTCCTTAAACGTAAACAGGGCATGTCTCATGAAGCTTTCGTGGAACATCACAGTACCCGACACGCAACGCTGTTTCGTCAGATTCCGGGGGTCAAAGACCATGTACTGCGTTATATTCAAACGCATCCCAAAGGGACTGATGTTATCGCGACGGACAATGCAGAATATGATGGTACGGCTGAAATCTGGTTTAAATCAGAATCATCCTTACAACAGGTTATGGAATCGGAATTTTACCAAAGCACAGTTTACGAAGATGAAAAGACCTTTATTGATCATGACAACACCCTGATTCAAATCGGATCTCAGCTCAATATTATTCAGTAA
- a CDS encoding TatD family hydrolase, producing MFVDSHCHLDRLKLEDGSLADTLDFARNRGVEHFLCVSVSVKEFDAMYDTVRQFDDVSVSCGVHPLHQEDACTYEQLLEKASRPEVVAIGETGLDYFYSAETKEVQLQSFIDHIKVANALQKPLIIHTRDARQDTLDLLREHKAPGVKGVLHCFTESLEMAQAAMEMDFYISISGIVTFNSAQELRDVVKAVPLERLLIETDSPWLAPVPHRGKQNQPGYVVEVAEYIADLKGISVDELARITTDNFYTLFDQVKSQH from the coding sequence TTGTTTGTAGATTCCCATTGTCATCTTGACCGGCTTAAATTAGAAGACGGCAGCCTTGCCGATACACTGGATTTTGCCCGTAATCGTGGTGTAGAACATTTTTTATGTGTCAGTGTCTCTGTGAAAGAGTTTGATGCGATGTACGACACTGTCAGACAGTTTGATGATGTATCAGTATCCTGCGGTGTTCACCCGTTACATCAGGAAGATGCCTGCACCTATGAACAACTGTTGGAAAAAGCCTCTCGTCCTGAAGTGGTCGCCATTGGCGAAACCGGATTGGATTATTTTTACAGCGCCGAAACAAAAGAGGTTCAGCTGCAGTCATTTATTGATCATATTAAGGTTGCCAATGCGCTGCAAAAACCGCTGATTATCCATACCCGGGATGCGCGCCAGGATACGCTGGATTTACTGAGGGAACACAAGGCGCCTGGTGTGAAGGGTGTGTTGCACTGCTTTACTGAGTCGCTGGAGATGGCGCAGGCCGCGATGGAAATGGACTTTTACATTTCTATTTCCGGTATTGTTACGTTCAATTCTGCCCAGGAACTCCGTGACGTAGTGAAAGCCGTGCCTCTTGAACGGTTACTTATTGAAACGGATTCGCCGTGGCTGGCACCGGTGCCACATCGTGGTAAACAAAACCAGCCTGGGTATGTGGTGGAGGTTGCTGAATATATTGCAGATCTTAAAGGTATCAGCGTAGATGAGCTGGCTCGCATCACCACAGACAATTTTTATACCCTGTTTGATCAGGTTAAATCACAGCACTAG
- the fabG gene encoding 3-oxoacyl-ACP reductase FabG — translation MFQLTEKVALVTGASRGIGKAIALQLAQLGATVVGTATSAKGADAISDYLQEFGGKGLCLNVTDKDSLEAGLKQIKDDFGGVDILVNNAGITRDNLLMRMKDDEWQDIIDTNLTSIFNLSKAVLRGMMKKRHGRIVNVGSVVGSSGNAGQANYAAAKAGVIGFSKSMAREVASRGITVNVVAPGFIDTDMTKALNDEQREAIFKDIPADRLGKPEEIAATVAFLVSDNAAYITGETIHVNGGMYMN, via the coding sequence ATGTTTCAGTTAACTGAAAAAGTAGCATTGGTGACCGGTGCCAGCCGTGGTATCGGAAAGGCGATTGCTTTACAACTGGCCCAGCTTGGTGCCACTGTTGTGGGGACAGCTACCAGTGCCAAGGGCGCTGATGCAATCAGCGACTACCTGCAGGAATTTGGTGGTAAGGGCTTATGCCTGAATGTCACTGACAAAGATTCACTGGAAGCAGGTTTAAAACAGATTAAGGATGACTTCGGCGGCGTGGATATTCTGGTTAATAATGCCGGTATAACCCGCGATAATCTGCTCATGCGTATGAAAGATGACGAATGGCAGGACATCATCGATACCAACCTGACCTCAATTTTCAACTTGTCGAAAGCCGTTTTACGGGGCATGATGAAAAAAAGACATGGACGGATCGTTAACGTTGGGTCTGTAGTGGGCAGCTCGGGCAATGCCGGTCAGGCAAACTATGCTGCTGCAAAGGCCGGTGTGATTGGTTTCAGTAAGTCAATGGCCCGTGAAGTTGCTTCACGTGGCATCACGGTCAACGTGGTGGCGCCAGGATTTATTGATACCGACATGACTAAAGCGTTAAACGATGAGCAGCGGGAAGCTATCTTCAAAGATATTCCAGCCGATCGTTTAGGTAAACCAGAAGAAATTGCTGCCACTGTGGCCTTCCTGGTCAGTGACAATGCAGCATACATCACTGGTGAAACTATCCATGTTAATGGTGGTATGTACATGAACTAA
- the holB gene encoding DNA polymerase III subunit delta', which produces MSVLPWFTPIYQHLTGRLLASKLHHGLLLTGPAGIGKDLLAGELAKTLLCRQVDEMGYCGQCHSCQVFEAGTHPDFISLVSEKQLGVDKVREGITSLSATAQFSGNKVLMIPEADKMTESAANALLKTLEEPTPNTFLLLITDRPQQLLATIISRCEKHVLARPSSEMALQWLQQQGVHDATEALLHAYSDAPLDLKAALEQGDGLSYREYADGLDNLLAGQVDAVTLATQWQDSAGRVVGWLQQFARAQYTETLQTEHFHLFEACSQVQRTLLNPGVNKIMLLSSLLAEVKRPVKP; this is translated from the coding sequence ATGAGTGTGTTGCCCTGGTTTACACCAATATACCAGCATCTGACCGGACGGTTGCTGGCCAGTAAGCTGCACCATGGCTTACTGCTGACCGGCCCGGCCGGTATTGGTAAAGATCTGCTGGCCGGCGAACTGGCCAAAACCCTGCTATGCCGGCAGGTTGATGAGATGGGCTACTGTGGACAGTGTCACAGCTGCCAGGTATTTGAAGCTGGTACTCACCCTGACTTTATTTCGCTGGTCAGTGAAAAGCAGCTTGGCGTGGATAAGGTTCGTGAAGGTATTACCTCGCTAAGTGCCACGGCGCAATTTAGTGGCAACAAGGTGCTGATGATCCCGGAAGCAGACAAAATGACAGAATCTGCCGCCAACGCCCTGTTGAAAACACTCGAAGAACCCACACCTAATACGTTTCTGCTGTTAATAACCGATCGTCCGCAGCAGCTTCTTGCAACGATTATCAGTCGGTGTGAAAAACATGTGCTGGCCAGGCCGTCTTCTGAGATGGCTCTGCAATGGTTGCAGCAACAAGGCGTTCATGATGCCACTGAAGCACTGCTGCACGCGTACAGTGATGCGCCGCTGGATTTAAAAGCGGCGCTGGAGCAGGGCGATGGGCTGAGTTATCGGGAGTATGCCGACGGACTGGATAATTTACTCGCCGGGCAGGTTGATGCGGTGACCCTGGCAACCCAGTGGCAGGACAGTGCAGGGCGGGTTGTTGGGTGGTTGCAGCAGTTTGCCAGAGCGCAGTACACAGAAACCCTGCAAACAGAGCATTTTCATCTGTTTGAAGCCTGTAGTCAGGTGCAAAGAACCCTGCTCAATCCCGGGGTAAATAAAATTATGCTCCTGAGCAGCTTGCTGGCTGAAGTAAAGCGACCGGTAAAACCCTGA
- a CDS encoding cysteine hydrolase family protein, which produces MKKALIVVDFINDIIHEKGKMAAKGYAAFNQRHHTLDKVASLISWARASSVPVIHIGLAFSPAYLEHPPHSPLFGPAKKNELAREGDWGSQFHEQVTPEATEKQITKRRVSGFYNTDLAATLSSLGTKHILVAGVATDMAVQSLVRDAHDRDFTCTVIDDCCAAASDEDHSQTLRMLQNVSAVTTLAALQQSSH; this is translated from the coding sequence ATGAAAAAAGCACTTATTGTTGTAGATTTTATCAATGACATTATTCACGAAAAAGGCAAAATGGCTGCCAAAGGGTATGCAGCGTTTAATCAGCGTCACCACACTCTGGACAAGGTAGCCAGTCTGATAAGCTGGGCCAGAGCCAGCTCTGTCCCTGTCATTCATATCGGGTTAGCATTTTCCCCTGCCTATCTGGAACATCCGCCACACTCTCCCCTGTTTGGTCCGGCCAAAAAGAATGAACTTGCCCGGGAAGGTGACTGGGGCAGCCAGTTTCATGAGCAGGTAACCCCCGAAGCAACAGAAAAGCAGATCACTAAACGCCGGGTCAGCGGATTTTACAATACCGACCTGGCGGCCACACTATCCAGTCTGGGTACCAAACACATACTGGTGGCCGGCGTCGCTACCGATATGGCTGTCCAGTCACTGGTTCGCGATGCTCACGACCGGGATTTTACCTGCACTGTCATTGATGATTGCTGTGCAGCAGCCAGCGATGAAGATCATTCACAAACATTACGGATGCTACAAAATGTCAGTGCTGTAACCACCCTTGCGGCCTTACAGCAAAGCAGTCACTGA
- the mltG gene encoding endolytic transglycosylase MltG — translation MTRIKVLVLTLIGVVVLSAGAVAWYWQHQVNAPLRLSEPTLFTVPDGASGHRVMAALRQQQLTEVGKLSGKIWLKVGVDNHSLRAGTYELHPGMTLQDAFRKISRGDEYQFTISLIDGLTFKQWLKRLKDHEHIEFDLNEEKLSALKAQWPWPPANGLTSLEGMFLADTYHFTDQTKASIILQRAMQALQRFVDKHWPQRAAGGPLDNQYDALILASIIEKETAVPAERARIAGVFINRLNTRMRLQTDPTVIYGIGSDYDGNITRAHLRQKTAYNTYVIRGLPPTPIAMAGRPAILAALKPAQTEDLYFVARGDGSHQFSRTLAEHNQAVRKYQLNQ, via the coding sequence ATGACACGTATTAAAGTGCTGGTGTTAACCCTTATCGGGGTTGTTGTATTGTCGGCCGGCGCTGTTGCCTGGTACTGGCAGCATCAGGTGAATGCCCCTTTACGCTTATCTGAACCGACACTGTTTACCGTGCCTGACGGGGCCTCAGGTCATCGCGTGATGGCCGCGTTACGACAGCAGCAACTCACCGAAGTTGGGAAGCTGAGCGGTAAGATCTGGCTCAAAGTTGGGGTGGATAATCACAGTCTGCGCGCCGGTACTTATGAATTGCATCCCGGTATGACCCTGCAGGACGCTTTTCGCAAAATCAGCCGTGGCGATGAGTATCAGTTTACGATCAGTCTTATCGACGGTCTGACTTTTAAACAGTGGCTGAAACGACTCAAAGATCATGAACACATCGAGTTTGATCTCAATGAGGAAAAGCTCAGTGCCTTAAAGGCGCAGTGGCCCTGGCCGCCGGCAAATGGGCTGACCTCACTGGAAGGGATGTTCTTAGCTGATACCTATCATTTTACCGACCAAACCAAAGCCAGTATTATTTTGCAGCGCGCTATGCAGGCCTTACAGCGCTTTGTAGACAAACACTGGCCGCAACGAGCCGCTGGCGGACCACTGGATAATCAGTATGACGCACTGATTTTAGCCTCGATCATTGAAAAGGAAACCGCGGTGCCGGCGGAGCGGGCCAGAATAGCCGGGGTGTTTATCAACCGGCTTAATACCCGTATGCGCCTGCAAACCGACCCAACCGTCATTTACGGGATAGGCAGCGACTATGATGGCAATATCACCCGGGCCCATTTACGACAGAAAACCGCTTACAATACCTATGTTATTAGAGGACTGCCGCCCACCCCCATAGCGATGGCAGGACGCCCGGCGATTCTGGCTGCGTTGAAGCCAGCCCAGACCGAAGATTTATATTTTGTGGCCCGTGGTGACGGGTCTCATCAGTTTTCCCGCACTCTGGCCGAGCATAATCAGGCCGTGCGGAAATACCAGTTAAACCAGTAA
- a CDS encoding SDR family oxidoreductase, whose translation MSSVLVIGASGQIGKQAVQKLLTAGHAVTALVRDKSKIDDLNDDNLSVFEGDLESDFSAALKGCDTVVFSAGSGASTGPDKTLLIDLWAARNAVEYSKAAGISQFIMVSSVGSDDPDAIDSPLKPYLVAKHMADEHLKQSGLTYTILRPGSLTDEPGTEQVQELMPGDKEARKIPREDVATAIVYSVDNPKAHQRIYGLFKGDQPLKSVIQ comes from the coding sequence ATGAGCAGTGTTTTAGTTATCGGCGCCAGCGGGCAAATTGGCAAACAGGCAGTACAGAAACTTCTTACCGCAGGACATGCAGTCACCGCTCTGGTGCGGGATAAGAGCAAAATTGATGATCTGAATGACGACAATCTTTCTGTATTTGAGGGTGACCTGGAAAGTGATTTTTCTGCAGCGCTGAAAGGCTGTGACACCGTCGTCTTCAGCGCAGGCTCTGGTGCCAGCACCGGCCCGGACAAAACATTACTTATAGATCTGTGGGCGGCGCGCAATGCTGTCGAATATAGCAAAGCAGCCGGTATTTCGCAGTTTATCATGGTTAGCTCAGTGGGCTCAGATGACCCTGACGCCATTGACTCACCGCTGAAACCTTATCTGGTCGCTAAACACATGGCCGATGAACACCTGAAACAAAGCGGCCTGACTTACACTATTTTGCGCCCGGGTTCGCTAACTGATGAACCCGGCACTGAACAAGTTCAGGAGTTAATGCCCGGCGATAAAGAGGCACGTAAGATTCCTCGTGAAGATGTGGCGACCGCGATTGTCTACAGCGTAGATAATCCTAAAGCTCATCAGCGAATTTACGGGTTATTTAAAGGGGATCAGCCGCTAAAATCAGTCATTCAGTAA
- a CDS encoding pyridoxamine 5'-phosphate oxidase family protein has protein sequence MPAWKQRLSKSLHQARSMPESRYFQLATVTNDVLPANRTVVFRYMDDDDLALAIIADTRSAKWQELQLQPQAEICWYFSKSREQYRFTAEARLHTMEDKPELIAQQWERLSETGRKQYFWGTPGAARNNAAPLRVLDDMSQPPAHFCVIKFHVSAVDYLSLQGNPQFREKHWMDEQGNWVSQPVIP, from the coding sequence ATGCCAGCGTGGAAACAACGTTTATCTAAGAGTCTTCATCAGGCCAGAAGCATGCCTGAGAGTCGCTATTTTCAGCTGGCAACCGTCACTAATGATGTCTTGCCGGCCAACCGCACAGTGGTATTTCGTTATATGGATGATGATGACCTGGCGCTGGCGATTATTGCCGATACCCGGTCAGCAAAATGGCAGGAACTGCAGTTACAGCCGCAGGCAGAAATTTGCTGGTACTTTTCTAAAAGCAGGGAACAATACCGGTTCACAGCGGAAGCGCGGTTACATACCATGGAAGATAAGCCTGAGCTGATCGCACAGCAGTGGGAGCGCTTGTCTGAAACGGGTCGCAAACAGTATTTCTGGGGAACGCCGGGCGCTGCTCGTAATAATGCTGCGCCCCTGCGGGTCTTAGATGATATGAGCCAGCCGCCAGCCCATTTTTGTGTAATTAAATTTCATGTCAGTGCTGTGGATTACCTGTCTTTGCAGGGGAATCCGCAGTTTCGTGAAAAACACTGGATGGACGAGCAGGGCAACTGGGTGTCACAGCCGGTGATACCCTGA